One window of the Bradyrhizobium sp. NP1 genome contains the following:
- a CDS encoding amino acid ABC transporter ATP-binding protein produces MIEISHVDKWYGTTFQALKDCTTHVAKGEVVVVCGPSGSGKSTLIKCVNALEPFQAGTIIIDGIKVNDPRTNLPKLRARVGMVFQHFELFPHLRIIDNLCLAQEKVLGRSHEEAVAKSIKLLDRVGLKEHAKKYPAELSGGQQQRVAIARALAMDPIAMLFDEPTSALDPEMISEVLDVMVDLAREGMTMMVVTHEMGFASKVAHRVIFMDQGEIVEDAAKADFFGKPRSERAQKFLSKILSH; encoded by the coding sequence AAAGACTGCACCACGCATGTCGCCAAGGGTGAGGTCGTCGTGGTCTGCGGTCCCTCGGGCTCGGGGAAGTCGACGCTGATCAAATGCGTCAATGCGCTCGAGCCGTTCCAGGCCGGCACCATCATCATCGACGGCATCAAGGTCAACGATCCCAGGACCAACCTGCCGAAGCTGCGTGCGCGCGTCGGCATGGTGTTCCAGCATTTCGAGCTGTTTCCGCATCTGCGGATCATCGACAATCTCTGCCTCGCGCAGGAAAAGGTGCTGGGCCGTTCGCATGAGGAAGCGGTGGCGAAGAGCATCAAGCTGCTCGACCGCGTCGGCCTGAAGGAGCATGCGAAGAAATATCCGGCAGAGCTCTCCGGCGGCCAGCAGCAGCGGGTCGCGATCGCCCGCGCGCTGGCGATGGACCCGATTGCCATGCTGTTCGACGAGCCGACCTCCGCGCTCGATCCGGAAATGATCTCAGAGGTGCTCGACGTCATGGTCGATCTCGCGCGCGAGGGCATGACCATGATGGTCGTGACCCACGAAATGGGCTTTGCCAGCAAGGTCGCCCATCGCGTGATCTTCATGGACCAGGGCGAGATCGTGGAGGATGCCGCCAAGGCCGACTTCTTCGGCAAGCCGCGCAGCGAGCGCGCGCAGAAGTTCCTCTCCAAGATTCTCTCGCATTAA
- a CDS encoding D-amino-acid transaminase, whose translation MDSIAYVNGSYVPLSEAKVSVLDRGFLFADGIYEVAAVLDGKLIDNASHLARLERSVGEIALPLPETTERIQQIQKELVARNNLVNGMVYLEVTRGADTGRDFAFPKNVKPTLIMFTSVKDIVNAESAKTGIGVITVPDIRWARRDIKSVALLAQVLAKQAAAAAGAGEAWMIEDGKVTEGGSSSCFILTQDDVIVTRQNGSEILPGCTRKAVVALAEERQLRVEERAFSVEEALAAKEAFITSATVFVQAVTSIDGRKVANGKPGPMTGRLREIYVDFARTTAV comes from the coding sequence GTGGACTCGATCGCCTATGTCAACGGTTCGTATGTGCCGCTCTCGGAAGCCAAGGTCTCCGTTCTCGACCGCGGCTTCCTGTTTGCCGACGGCATCTATGAGGTCGCGGCCGTGCTCGACGGCAAGCTGATCGACAACGCCTCGCACCTGGCGCGGCTGGAGCGCTCGGTCGGCGAGATTGCGCTTCCGTTGCCGGAAACGACCGAGCGGATTCAGCAAATCCAGAAGGAACTGGTGGCGCGCAACAACCTCGTCAACGGGATGGTCTATCTGGAGGTCACGCGTGGCGCAGATACGGGCCGTGACTTCGCGTTTCCAAAGAACGTCAAGCCGACGCTGATCATGTTCACGTCGGTCAAGGACATCGTCAACGCGGAGTCCGCCAAGACCGGGATCGGCGTCATCACCGTGCCCGACATCCGCTGGGCGCGGCGCGACATCAAGAGCGTGGCGCTGCTTGCGCAGGTGCTTGCCAAGCAGGCCGCTGCCGCGGCCGGTGCCGGCGAAGCCTGGATGATCGAGGACGGCAAGGTCACCGAGGGTGGATCATCGTCCTGCTTCATCCTGACCCAGGACGACGTCATCGTGACCAGGCAGAACGGCAGCGAGATCCTGCCCGGCTGTACCCGCAAGGCGGTGGTGGCCCTTGCCGAAGAGCGTCAGCTCCGTGTCGAGGAGCGGGCGTTTTCGGTGGAGGAGGCGCTGGCTGCCAAGGAAGCGTTCATCACCAGCGCCACCGTTTTTGTGCAGGCGGTGACCTCGATCGACGGCAGGAAGGTTGCAAACGGCAAGCCCGGGCCGATGACCGGCCGCTTGCGCGAAATCTACGTCGATTTTGCGCGCACCACCGCGGTGTGA
- a CDS encoding carboxymuconolactone decarboxylase family protein: protein MKPRMNFYQAAPETIKALSALEAQVQASGLEQSLIELVKTRASQINGCAYCINMHTQDARKHGETEQRLYLLNAWREAPVYSDRERAALAWTEAVTLISETHAPDDLYEEVRKHFTDAETVNLTMLIATINAWNRLAISFRSVPPVRAKAATAA from the coding sequence ATGAAACCACGCATGAACTTCTACCAGGCAGCGCCCGAAACCATCAAAGCCCTGAGCGCGCTCGAAGCGCAGGTGCAGGCCAGCGGCCTCGAACAGTCGCTGATCGAGCTGGTCAAGACCCGCGCGTCCCAGATCAACGGCTGCGCGTACTGCATCAACATGCATACGCAGGACGCCCGCAAGCACGGCGAGACCGAGCAGCGGCTCTATCTCCTCAATGCCTGGCGCGAGGCGCCGGTCTATTCCGACCGCGAGCGCGCCGCGCTGGCCTGGACCGAGGCCGTCACGCTGATCTCCGAGACGCACGCACCCGATGACCTCTATGAGGAGGTGCGCAAGCATTTCACCGATGCCGAGACGGTCAACCTGACGATGCTGATCGCGACCATCAATGCCTGGAACAGGCTCGCGATCTCGTTCCGCTCGGTGCCGCCGGTCAGGGCGAAGGCGGCCACCGCCGCCTGA
- a CDS encoding MDR family MFS transporter, which produces MTALQPTIETVSVTSRSEQPQPAAAPAAPAIAVKTWIAVIGATLGAFMAVLNIQIVNASLADIQGAIGAGIDDGGWISTSYLIAEIVVIPLSGWLAQVFSIRTYLLTNAFLFLVFSAACALAQDLPQMIALRAVQGFAGGVLIPMAFTLIITLLPKAKQPIGLALFALSATFAPAIGPTIGGYLTENWGWQYIFYVNIVPGVVMIGMLYFSLEASPMKLSLLREGDWPGIITMAIGLSALQTVLEEGNKDDWFGSPFIVRLAVIAAIALTLFVAIEMTSKKPLLNLRLLFRRNFGFGMLANFLLGVALYGSAYILPVYLARVQGYNAEQIGMVLAWTGIPQLVLIPLVPQLMKRFDPRIVIGIGFALFAASNFMNIYMTNDYATDQLFWPNVVRAVGQALCFAPLSAVATAGIEAENAGSASALFNMMRNLGGAIGIALLQTFLTKREQYHSNVLMQSVSMFEQATRTRLEQLTQYFMNHGVIDRADAAHRAYVAIGHIVQKQAFILAFSDTFYLLGVALLAALLAGLLLKKPDHVDAGGAH; this is translated from the coding sequence ATGACCGCTCTCCAGCCCACGATCGAAACGGTTTCCGTCACCAGCCGCAGCGAACAGCCACAACCCGCCGCAGCACCGGCTGCGCCGGCGATTGCGGTCAAGACCTGGATCGCGGTGATCGGCGCCACGCTTGGCGCCTTCATGGCGGTGCTCAACATCCAGATCGTCAACGCCTCGCTTGCGGACATCCAGGGCGCGATCGGCGCCGGCATCGATGACGGCGGCTGGATCTCGACCTCCTATCTGATCGCCGAGATCGTCGTGATCCCCCTGTCGGGCTGGCTCGCACAGGTGTTCTCGATCCGCACCTATCTCCTGACCAACGCCTTCCTGTTCCTGGTGTTCTCCGCGGCGTGCGCCCTCGCCCAGGACCTGCCGCAAATGATCGCGCTGCGCGCCGTGCAGGGATTCGCCGGTGGCGTGCTGATCCCGATGGCGTTCACCCTGATCATCACGCTGTTGCCGAAGGCTAAGCAGCCGATTGGGCTTGCGCTGTTCGCGCTCTCGGCGACCTTCGCGCCGGCGATCGGCCCGACCATCGGCGGCTACCTGACCGAGAACTGGGGCTGGCAATACATCTTTTATGTCAACATCGTGCCGGGCGTGGTGATGATCGGCATGCTCTATTTCTCGCTGGAAGCAAGCCCGATGAAGCTGTCGCTGCTGCGCGAGGGCGACTGGCCCGGCATCATCACGATGGCGATCGGCCTCTCGGCGCTGCAGACCGTGCTGGAAGAAGGCAACAAGGACGACTGGTTCGGCTCGCCCTTCATCGTCCGCCTCGCCGTCATCGCCGCGATCGCGCTGACGCTGTTTGTCGCGATCGAAATGACCAGCAAGAAGCCGCTGCTCAACCTGCGCCTGCTGTTCCGCCGCAATTTCGGCTTCGGGATGCTCGCCAATTTCCTGCTCGGCGTTGCGCTCTACGGCTCGGCCTATATCCTGCCGGTCTATCTCGCGCGCGTCCAAGGCTACAATGCCGAGCAGATCGGCATGGTATTGGCATGGACAGGTATTCCTCAGCTTGTGTTGATCCCACTGGTACCGCAGCTGATGAAGCGCTTTGACCCGCGCATCGTGATCGGCATCGGCTTTGCGCTGTTCGCTGCCTCCAACTTCATGAACATCTATATGACCAACGACTATGCCACCGATCAGCTGTTCTGGCCCAACGTGGTGCGAGCGGTCGGTCAGGCCCTGTGTTTCGCGCCGCTGTCGGCGGTTGCAACCGCCGGCATCGAGGCTGAGAATGCCGGTTCGGCTTCGGCACTGTTCAACATGATGCGCAATCTCGGCGGCGCCATCGGCATCGCCCTGCTGCAGACTTTCCTCACCAAGCGCGAGCAGTACCATTCCAACGTGCTGATGCAGTCGGTGTCGATGTTCGAGCAGGCGACGCGGACGCGCCTAGAGCAGCTCACCCAGTATTTCATGAACCACGGCGTCATCGACCGCGCCGACGCCGCCCATCGCGCCTATGTCGCGATCGGCCACATCGTGCAGAAGCAGGCCTTCATCCTCGCCTTCAGCGACACATTCTACTTGCTCGGTGTGGCGCTGCTCGCGGCGCTGCTGGCAGGCTTGCTGCTGAAGAAGCCCGATCACGTCGATGCAGGCGGCGCACATTAG
- a CDS encoding HlyD family secretion protein, whose product MSNASYVSETATKISLKPSRLAVKRAALALAVTLGLAAAADLGYGYLTTGRYLETTDDAYVKADSTIIAPKVSGYIAQVLVRDNEQVKAGRLLARIDDRDFKAALDQARADVAASEAAIRNLDAQIALQQPIIQQRAAEVDAAEANLKFAQQERTRSDDLMKSGSGTVQRAQQTDAALNAGTAQLQQGKAALIAANKTIEVLSTERAKAVAQLDRARAVEAQAALNLSYTEITAPVDGTVGARSLRVGQYVQAGTQLMAVVPLDAVYVVANFKETQLTHVRAGQPVEIRIDSFHGQPLRGHVDSLSPASGLEFALLPPDNATGNFTKIVQRVPVKIVLDDQRLKGLLRPGMSAEPTVDTKATVLAERETARRVAANNPVARPNGS is encoded by the coding sequence ATGTCGAACGCTTCCTATGTCTCTGAAACCGCAACCAAAATCAGCCTGAAGCCGTCGCGGCTGGCGGTCAAGCGAGCGGCGCTGGCGCTCGCCGTCACGCTCGGCCTGGCCGCCGCTGCCGACCTTGGCTACGGCTACCTGACCACCGGCCGCTATCTGGAAACCACCGACGACGCCTATGTGAAGGCCGATTCCACGATCATCGCGCCGAAGGTCTCCGGCTATATCGCGCAGGTGCTGGTCCGCGACAACGAGCAGGTCAAGGCCGGCCGGTTGCTGGCACGGATCGACGACCGCGATTTCAAGGCGGCGCTCGATCAGGCCCGCGCCGACGTCGCCGCATCGGAAGCAGCGATCCGCAACCTCGATGCGCAGATCGCGTTGCAGCAGCCGATCATCCAGCAGCGGGCCGCCGAAGTCGATGCTGCGGAAGCCAACCTGAAATTCGCGCAGCAGGAGCGCACCCGCTCCGACGATCTGATGAAGTCGGGCTCCGGCACCGTTCAGCGCGCCCAGCAGACCGATGCCGCGCTGAACGCCGGCACCGCGCAGCTGCAGCAGGGCAAGGCGGCGCTGATCGCCGCCAACAAGACAATCGAGGTGCTGTCGACCGAGCGCGCCAAGGCCGTGGCGCAGCTTGATCGCGCGCGTGCCGTCGAAGCGCAGGCGGCGCTGAACCTGTCCTACACAGAGATCACGGCGCCGGTTGACGGCACGGTCGGCGCCCGCTCGCTCAGGGTCGGCCAGTATGTGCAGGCCGGAACGCAGCTCATGGCGGTCGTCCCGCTGGACGCGGTCTATGTGGTGGCGAACTTCAAGGAGACGCAGCTCACCCATGTGCGCGCCGGGCAGCCGGTCGAGATCCGCATCGACAGCTTCCACGGTCAGCCCCTGCGGGGCCATGTCGACAGCCTGTCACCGGCGAGCGGACTGGAGTTCGCGCTGCTGCCGCCTGACAACGCGACCGGCAACTTCACCAAGATCGTGCAGCGCGTGCCGGTGAAGATCGTGCTCGACGACCAGCGCCTCAAAGGCCTGCTGCGTCCCGGCATGTCGGCGGAGCCGACCGTCGACACCAAGGCGACGGTGCTGGCTGAGCGTGAGACCGCAAGGCGGGTCGCCGCCAACAACCCTGTGGCGCGGCCGAATGGCAGCTGA
- a CDS encoding LysR family transcriptional regulator produces MDRLTSLTAFARVVESGGFSAAGRRLNMSTTMVSNHVQALEERLGVRLLNRTTRKVSLTEVGRAYYDRCVQILADLEQADDIAGATQSAPRGTLRVYTHTHTVPYVAPVVADYLKTYPDVSVDLSMGEKTVDLIEEGIDVAIRMVPPPDSSLIVRSLATWRHVLCCSHDYIEKHGRIQQLAELSQHNCCRHVNYPFGDEWHFIDRKGASASVRISGRLISNSGDALRVAALSGVCIVLAAGFLVHDELEAGRLVRLLPEYRPVELSMNAVYPHRHYLSAKVRIFIDMLAKHSAEQQKLINPYS; encoded by the coding sequence ATGGACCGGCTGACCAGCCTGACGGCATTCGCACGGGTGGTCGAGAGCGGCGGGTTCTCAGCCGCGGGCCGCCGCCTCAACATGTCGACCACCATGGTGAGCAACCACGTCCAGGCGCTGGAGGAGCGGCTGGGGGTGCGGCTTCTCAACCGCACCACCCGCAAGGTCAGCCTCACCGAAGTGGGCAGGGCCTATTACGACCGTTGCGTGCAGATCCTCGCCGATCTCGAACAGGCCGACGACATCGCCGGCGCGACGCAGTCGGCGCCGCGTGGCACGCTCCGGGTCTACACCCATACCCACACCGTGCCCTATGTGGCCCCCGTCGTCGCCGACTATCTCAAGACCTATCCGGATGTCAGCGTCGATCTCAGCATGGGGGAAAAGACCGTCGACTTGATCGAGGAGGGCATCGACGTCGCGATCCGGATGGTGCCGCCGCCGGATTCCAGCCTGATCGTGCGGAGCCTTGCGACCTGGCGTCACGTGCTGTGCTGCTCGCACGACTACATCGAGAAGCACGGCCGCATACAGCAACTGGCCGAACTGTCGCAGCACAATTGCTGCCGCCACGTGAACTATCCCTTTGGCGACGAGTGGCATTTCATTGATCGCAAGGGCGCGTCGGCGAGCGTGCGGATTTCGGGACGGCTCATTTCCAACAGCGGGGACGCGCTGCGCGTGGCGGCACTGTCGGGCGTCTGTATCGTGCTTGCAGCCGGCTTCCTGGTCCATGACGAACTCGAAGCGGGCCGCCTGGTCCGCCTGCTGCCGGAATACCGTCCCGTCGAATTGTCGATGAATGCGGTCTATCCGCATCGCCACTACCTGTCGGCGAAGGTGCGGATCTTCATCGACATGCTGGCCAAGCACAGCGCCGAGCAGCAGAAGCTCATCAATCCTTATTCATGA
- a CDS encoding serine hydrolase domain-containing protein, protein MSRLKSAARHRGVAALFAAAILTAGPSSAESPLFGPRPGAKLRLDKLSPLEDFINGEVAAGRIPGAVVLIQRHGKPVYFKCFGKRDAEAGTPMTEDTIFPIHSVTKTITSVAALMLVDRGVIALDDPVSKYIPSFAGMTVGFERKDEAGKIVLERMPLRRPITIEDLLLHTSGITYGFYGEGLVKAAYDGIYLGDFDNAGFAERISKVPLAEQPRTLWDYGHSIDVLGRVIEVASGQSLYQFEKENLLDPLGMTTTKFFLTDPAERARYAQPLAKDRHVERNSLDVTRWESGGGGMVSTPADFARFGQMLLNGGSLDGRTYLSPKIFAAMTTDHIGPGAGVARDYFYYPGDGFGFGYGFGVRVAPGYAAPPAPGSLGEFKWDGATGAYLVVDRAEDMFFVVMQDAPSGRVHVNIEIKKIIYDAFEE, encoded by the coding sequence ATGTCCCGACTGAAATCAGCAGCGCGCCACAGGGGCGTCGCCGCGCTGTTCGCCGCCGCCATCCTGACGGCGGGTCCGTCGTCGGCCGAAAGCCCCTTGTTCGGCCCGCGGCCCGGCGCCAAGCTCAGGCTCGACAAATTGTCGCCGCTGGAGGATTTCATCAACGGCGAGGTCGCCGCGGGAAGAATTCCCGGCGCCGTCGTGCTGATCCAGCGCCACGGCAAGCCGGTCTATTTCAAATGCTTCGGCAAGCGCGATGCCGAAGCAGGCACGCCGATGACGGAAGATACGATCTTCCCGATCCACTCCGTCACCAAGACGATCACCAGCGTCGCCGCCTTGATGCTGGTCGATCGCGGTGTCATCGCGCTCGATGATCCCGTCAGCAAATACATTCCGTCCTTCGCCGGCATGACAGTCGGATTCGAGCGCAAGGACGAAGCCGGCAAGATCGTGCTCGAGCGGATGCCGCTGCGCCGGCCGATCACGATCGAGGACTTGCTCCTGCATACGTCCGGCATCACCTATGGCTTCTATGGCGAAGGGCTGGTCAAGGCCGCCTATGACGGCATCTATCTCGGCGACTTCGACAATGCCGGCTTTGCCGAGCGGATATCCAAGGTGCCGCTCGCCGAGCAGCCGCGCACGCTGTGGGACTACGGCCACTCGATCGACGTGCTCGGCCGCGTCATCGAGGTCGCCTCCGGCCAGTCGCTCTACCAGTTCGAGAAGGAAAACCTGCTCGATCCGCTCGGCATGACCACGACGAAATTCTTCCTCACCGATCCGGCGGAGCGGGCGCGCTATGCCCAGCCGCTGGCGAAGGACCGCCATGTCGAGCGCAATTCGCTTGACGTGACGCGTTGGGAGTCCGGCGGCGGCGGCATGGTGTCGACGCCGGCCGATTTCGCCCGCTTCGGGCAGATGCTGCTCAATGGCGGCTCGCTCGACGGCAGGACCTATCTCAGCCCGAAAATCTTTGCCGCGATGACCACCGACCACATCGGTCCGGGCGCGGGCGTGGCGCGCGATTATTTCTATTATCCGGGCGACGGCTTCGGCTTCGGCTACGGATTTGGCGTGCGTGTGGCGCCGGGCTACGCCGCGCCGCCGGCGCCGGGCTCGCTCGGCGAGTTCAAATGGGACGGCGCCACCGGCGCCTATCTGGTGGTCGACCGCGCCGAGGACATGTTCTTCGTGGTGATGCAGGATGCCCCGTCGGGCCGGGTGCACGTCAACATCGAAATCAAGAAGATCATCTATGACGCCTTCGAGGAATGA
- a CDS encoding acyltransferase gives MLRRSDETDQKLAMPVRFVGLDRARTCITLLVLLHHSVVNYTYFGNGDRMHWLGFDLVVLFNDSFFMACMFFISGLFVRDSLARRGAANFLASRALRLGLPFLLSIYVLMPIAYYPTFLRYHLPGTTDFNFFHFWWHTLTIGPWPSGPAWFLWVLLALDAIAAAIWVVSPRAIDMLGWLPFRLRYRPGVAFVLFLAFSVLIYLPMRLAFGDASWLEPGGYPLPIQTSRILLYAGYFFFGVGVGAMNLQAGLLAQNGAFAYRWPVWLGFGLLFYGAILLLVYAHHNWVADFNSPPLSWRVGYGLAFALFSAAMTFAEPAIFLRFEKAGLRLFDAIQPSAYGIFLFHYIFIIWLQYAVYDPPLPAFAKFAIVFSGTLAMSWGLTVLLRKIPLVARVI, from the coding sequence ATGCTGCGACGCTCTGACGAGACCGATCAGAAGCTTGCGATGCCGGTTCGCTTCGTCGGGCTCGACCGGGCGCGCACCTGCATCACGCTTTTGGTGCTGCTGCACCATTCCGTGGTCAACTACACCTATTTCGGCAATGGCGATCGCATGCACTGGCTCGGCTTCGATCTCGTCGTGCTCTTCAACGACAGTTTCTTCATGGCCTGCATGTTCTTCATCTCCGGGCTGTTCGTCCGCGACAGCCTGGCGCGGCGGGGGGCGGCGAACTTCCTCGCCAGCCGTGCCCTGCGGCTCGGCCTGCCGTTCCTGCTCTCGATCTACGTGCTGATGCCGATCGCCTATTATCCGACCTTCTTGCGCTACCATTTGCCCGGCACCACCGATTTCAATTTTTTCCATTTCTGGTGGCACACACTCACCATCGGTCCGTGGCCGTCGGGGCCGGCCTGGTTCCTCTGGGTGCTGCTGGCGCTGGATGCGATCGCGGCGGCGATCTGGGTCGTCAGCCCGCGCGCCATCGACATGCTGGGATGGCTGCCCTTCCGCCTGCGCTACCGGCCGGGCGTGGCCTTCGTGCTGTTCCTGGCGTTTTCGGTTCTGATCTATCTGCCGATGCGGCTCGCCTTTGGCGACGCCAGTTGGCTCGAGCCCGGGGGCTATCCGCTGCCGATCCAGACCAGCCGCATCCTGCTCTATGCCGGCTATTTCTTCTTTGGCGTCGGGGTCGGGGCGATGAACCTGCAGGCCGGCCTGCTCGCGCAAAACGGCGCGTTCGCGTATCGCTGGCCGGTCTGGCTCGGCTTTGGCCTGCTGTTCTACGGCGCGATCCTGCTCCTGGTCTACGCCCACCACAACTGGGTCGCGGATTTCAATTCGCCGCCCTTGTCATGGCGCGTGGGCTATGGTCTTGCCTTTGCGCTGTTCAGCGCTGCCATGACCTTTGCAGAGCCCGCGATCTTCCTGCGCTTCGAGAAGGCGGGCTTGAGGCTGTTCGACGCGATCCAGCCGTCGGCCTACGGCATCTTCCTGTTCCACTACATTTTCATCATCTGGCTGCAATACGCGGTCTACGATCCGCCGTTGCCGGCGTTCGCCAAATTCGCGATCGTGTTCTCAGGCACGCTCGCGATGAGCTGGGGGCTCACCGTGCTCTTGCGCAAGATCCCGCTGGTTGCGCGGGTGATCTGA
- a CDS encoding peptidyl-alpha-hydroxyglycine alpha-amidating lyase family protein: MKCWLIGLACLAASPAWAQTAPNIPFDSTPNPLHLPHNMYFGEVSGIAVNSKGHVFALSRGNTSGPAYAAAATQLLEFDAKGNLIGEMGKNLYAWSFAHTVKVDPKDNVWVTDKGSDMVIKFDPEGRVLMVFGRKQEASDEDTAPLKHPKPPLPAEDGRFRQVTDVAFDQNGNTFISDGYINSRVAKVDKDGNWLKSWGDRGTAPGQFNTPHSIATDAKGNVYVADRGNHRIQVFDGDGKFLRQFTIDVPVPPDAKPAIGKIPDEAMMAGGTFTPGSPWAICITPPPNQVLYSSDAWPGRVYKLSLDGKVLGVLGQSGKQLKQFGWIHAMACPAENTLYVAELLNWRVQKLTLKP; encoded by the coding sequence ATGAAGTGCTGGCTGATCGGATTGGCGTGCCTGGCCGCGTCCCCCGCCTGGGCGCAGACAGCGCCCAACATCCCCTTCGATTCCACGCCCAATCCGCTGCACCTGCCGCACAACATGTATTTCGGCGAAGTCTCGGGCATCGCGGTCAACTCCAAGGGGCATGTCTTCGCGCTGTCGCGCGGCAACACGTCCGGCCCGGCCTATGCGGCGGCCGCGACCCAGCTCCTGGAATTCGACGCCAAGGGCAATCTGATCGGCGAGATGGGCAAGAACCTCTATGCCTGGTCCTTTGCGCATACGGTGAAGGTCGATCCCAAGGACAACGTCTGGGTGACCGACAAGGGATCGGACATGGTGATCAAGTTCGATCCCGAAGGCCGCGTGCTGATGGTGTTCGGCCGCAAGCAGGAAGCTTCCGACGAGGATACCGCGCCGCTGAAGCATCCGAAGCCGCCGCTGCCCGCCGAGGACGGCCGCTTTCGCCAAGTCACCGACGTCGCATTCGATCAAAACGGCAACACTTTCATCAGCGACGGCTACATCAATTCGCGCGTCGCCAAGGTGGACAAGGACGGCAACTGGCTGAAGTCATGGGGCGACCGCGGCACGGCGCCCGGCCAGTTCAACACTCCGCATTCGATCGCGACCGACGCCAAGGGCAATGTCTATGTCGCGGACCGCGGCAACCACCGCATCCAGGTGTTCGACGGCGACGGAAAATTCCTGCGCCAGTTCACCATCGACGTGCCGGTGCCGCCGGACGCGAAGCCCGCGATCGGCAAGATCCCGGACGAGGCGATGATGGCCGGCGGCACCTTCACGCCGGGCTCGCCGTGGGCGATCTGCATCACGCCGCCGCCCAACCAGGTGCTCTATTCCTCAGATGCCTGGCCCGGACGCGTCTACAAGCTGTCGCTCGACGGCAAGGTGCTGGGGGTGCTCGGCCAGTCCGGCAAGCAGCTGAAGCAGTTCGGCTGGATCCACGCGATGGCGTGCCCTGCCGAAAACACGCTGTATGTGGCCGAGCTCCTGAACTGGCGGGTGCAGAAGCTGACGCTCAAGCCTTGA
- a CDS encoding tripartite tricarboxylate transporter substrate binding protein: MLPRTSFACRLLLVLAACALSALPPGQALAGYPERIIRLIVPYPPGGGTDAIARTLAQEMAKDLGQSVIIENKPGAGTIIGTQAVATSEGDGYTLLIGTFANAVNPSLYAKLPYDQHRDFAPVALIARSFNIVVVNPTSPIKSIADLIAAAKAEPDKLAYGTYGTGSSAHLAGELFKHMTGVSLTTVPYKGAAPAITDLIGGQIQVMFTTVTSAAALIEAGQLRALAVTSAERSPAFPDLPTVAEAGVSGYEAEAWYGLFAPARTPPEIIARLNRAVALAVRSEAFKTLARNEGLTLVAASPDELDRYYRGEEERWRKVIRDAGVKVE, encoded by the coding sequence ATGCTGCCTCGAACCAGCTTCGCCTGCCGACTTCTGCTCGTGCTCGCAGCATGCGCGCTGTCGGCGCTGCCGCCGGGTCAGGCGCTTGCCGGCTATCCCGAGCGCATCATCAGGCTCATCGTGCCGTACCCGCCCGGCGGCGGTACCGACGCGATCGCGCGGACGCTGGCACAGGAGATGGCGAAGGATCTCGGCCAGTCCGTGATCATCGAGAACAAGCCGGGGGCGGGGACCATCATCGGCACGCAGGCGGTCGCAACCAGCGAGGGCGACGGCTACACGCTTCTGATCGGCACCTTCGCCAACGCCGTCAATCCTTCGCTTTACGCAAAACTGCCATATGATCAGCATCGCGACTTCGCGCCGGTGGCGCTGATCGCACGCTCCTTCAACATCGTCGTGGTCAATCCGACGTCGCCGATCAAATCGATCGCGGACCTGATCGCGGCGGCCAAGGCCGAGCCTGACAAGCTCGCCTACGGCACCTACGGCACCGGCAGCTCGGCGCATCTGGCCGGCGAATTGTTCAAGCACATGACCGGCGTCAGCCTGACCACCGTGCCCTACAAGGGGGCGGCGCCTGCGATCACCGACCTGATCGGCGGCCAGATCCAGGTGATGTTCACGACGGTGACGAGCGCGGCCGCGCTGATCGAGGCCGGCCAGTTGCGCGCGCTCGCGGTGACGTCGGCGGAGCGTTCGCCTGCCTTTCCCGATCTGCCGACGGTGGCCGAGGCCGGCGTGTCCGGCTACGAGGCGGAGGCCTGGTACGGCCTGTTCGCACCGGCCAGGACGCCGCCCGAGATCATCGCGCGGCTCAACCGCGCCGTGGCGCTCGCGGTCCGGTCCGAGGCCTTCAAGACGCTGGCCAGGAATGAAGGCCTCACCCTCGTCGCAGCATCCCCGGACGAACTCGACCGCTATTACCGCGGCGAGGAAGAGCGCTGGCGCAAGGTGATCCGGGACGCCGGTGTCAAGGTCGAGTAG